The nucleotide window CTTATTTCtatctcttttttgtaaCTCACCATGCAGCGTCTCATTATAGACCCATTCGGATGCGCTGGTAATCATGATATTTCAATGATCTAAATAGTGCGTACTTACGGGGAGGCCGCTTAAATGTATCATATCTGTTTGATCTTCGATCTTTTTTAGACATGACTAAGTCGTTCGCCAGCAATGATACGCCCATTCTTTCGTgctaagaaaaaaaaaaacatgattTTACGAAATGAAAACTAAATTGCTTTCTAAATATTTATCTATCCATCTATGCATTCGCCACTTTCGgtgatttcaaaataaacCCTCGATTTCaccattatcatcaatttcaacattcaTGTATCCAGCATAGGTAGATAGGCCAGGAATGGTTTGAATCTCTGCTGCCAAGGCGTACAGATAACCAGCACCAATTGATGCCCTAACATCTCTAATTGGGAAAGTGAAGCCTGTTGGCACACCTTTCAGAGATGCATCATGAGACAAAGAATATTGAGTTTTTGCGATACAAATTGGCAAATTTCCAAATCCTTGTTTATTGTACATGtcaatcttcttttgagCTTCAggcaaaatatcaatatcgGCACCACCATACATCTTTTTAACAATTGTAGCTAACTTATTTTCAGTGCTTTGTTGAACATCGTACAAGAATTTAAAGTCAGATGGTTCATTAGTGACTTTAACAACAGCATTAGCTAAATCGATGGCACCTGCACCACCTTTTTCCCAATGATTAGTTGCAACGGCATCAAATGCGCCCGCTTCCTTCGCCGCCTTTCTAATTACTTCAATTTCTGCTTCAGTATcagtttcaaatttgttgataGCAACAACAACCGGAACGCCAAATTGTCttgcatttgaaatttgtttACATAAATTTGCAACTCCTTTTGCAACCAAATCAACGTTTTCTTCTGTATATGCAAGTGGTAACGTTTGACCAGGTTTAACATCTGGTGCACCACCGTGTAATTTTAGTGCTCTAACGGTTGCTACTAAAACTACTGCATCGGGGGTCAAGCCAGAAGCACGACATTTaatattgaagaatctTTCACCACCCATAGTGAAGTCGAAACCTGCTTCAGTAACAACGAAGCCACcctcttgattttgaacGTGAGATTTCTTAGACTTACCAACCAACTTTAGGGCAATTTTGTCTGCAATAACAGATGATGCACCAATGGAAATATTGGCAAACGGCCCAGCATGAACCATAACTGGAGTTCCTTCCAAAGATTGCATTAGATTTGGTTTGATGGCGTCTTTCAACAAAGCTGTTAAAGCACCAGCACATCCAATGTCTTCGACGGTAACAGGTTCGCCATCATAGTTTGCAGCAACCACGATTCTACCAATACGTCCTCTCATGTCTTTGAGATCATTCGATAAAGCAAGAATAGCCATCAACTCAGAAGCCACCGTGATATCAAAACCAGTTGATCTGGTTTGTCCCTTTTCTGTTGGGGCTTGGCCAATCGTTATTTGTCTCAACATTCTATCATTGACATCGACAACCCTCTTGATGGTGATGGTTTCAGGGTCAATATTTAGTCTCGCGAATTTTTCGATCTCCTCCTCAGTTAATTCATCTGGATTGGGTTTGTTGATACccagttttttcaatctaTTCAACATAGATTTGGTaaaagttctttttcccttCTTTTTTGGTACTAATCTACTGTAGAAAGTCGAAGTTTTCTTCTGTGTCTTTTCATGAAATATTCTAGTGTCTATAGCAGCAGCCAATAAATTATTGGCAGCGCCAATTGCGTGAATATCACCAGTCAAATGTAGATTGAATTCATCCATTGGAATAACTTGAGAATAACCACCACCTGCAGCACCACCTTTAACTCCAAACGTTGGTCCCATAGAAGGTTGACGCACATTGGCAATAGAGGGCTTATTCAAGTGAGCAGACAGTGCTTGAACAAGACCCAAGGTTGTAGTGGATTTTCCTTCACCCAATGGTGTTGGAGTAATACCAGCTACTAAAACatatttaccattttcacGATCTTGCAATCTATTCAAGATTGAAAGCGAAACCTTAGCTTTATAGTGACCAAAGAGTTCAAGTTCATGATTGTGAATACCCAACTCTTCTGCTATTTCCAAAACAGGTTTTGGCTGTTGGCTTCTGGAAATCTCAATATCTGAGGGTACAGGCTGCTTCAAATGAAGTGGTAGGGGAGCAATCTTTGGCATATTATCCGATTCTGTCAATTGTCTTTTTGCGGCGCTCAAAACATTTTGAACTAACATGGCAACAGTCATTGGTCCAACTCCACCAGGAACTGGTGTAATATAT belongs to Zygotorulaspora mrakii chromosome 1, complete sequence and includes:
- the MIS1 gene encoding trifunctional formate-tetrahydrofolate ligase/methenyltetrahydrofolate cyclohydrolase/methylenetetrahydrofolate dehydrogenase MIS1 (similar to Saccharomyces cerevisiae MIS1 (YBR084W); ancestral locus Anc_3.311), producing MLSRLVCLRQLSALKKTVSPTLYHTLSGTKIAKSIREQANSEIQSIRKNFPDFEPKLKILQIGAKPDSSTYVRMKLKASTESGIACDVEKMPDTITEVELLNKIEQINDDDSIHGLLIQLPLPKNLDEARITNAVSYKKDVDGFHRYNAGELAKRNGSPFFIPCTPNGCIKLLQEAKIDLNGKNAVVIGRSDIVGTPVSNLLKNMNATVTMCHSRTKNIPEILSTADVVIAACGMPQYVKGEWLKEGAVVIDVGINYIPDNTKKSGVKLVGDVDFESAKNKCSYITPVPGGVGPMTVAMLVQNVLSAAKRQLTESDNMPKIAPLPLHLKQPVPSDIEISRSQQPKPVLEIAEELGIHNHELELFGHYKAKVSLSILNRLQDRENGKYVLVAGITPTPLGEGKSTTTLGLVQALSAHLNKPSIANVRQPSMGPTFGVKGGAAGGGYSQVIPMDEFNLHLTGDIHAIGAANNLLAAAIDTRIFHEKTQKKTSTFYSRLVPKKKGKRTFTKSMLNRLKKLGINKPNPDELTEEEIEKFARLNIDPETITIKRVVDVNDRMLRQITIGQAPTEKGQTRSTGFDITVASELMAILALSNDLKDMRGRIGRIVVAANYDGEPVTVEDIGCAGALTALLKDAIKPNLMQSLEGTPVMVHAGPFANISIGASSVIADKIALKLVGKSKKSHVQNQEGGFVVTEAGFDFTMGGERFFNIKCRASGLTPDAVVLVATVRALKLHGGAPDVKPGQTLPLAYTEENVDLVAKGVANLCKQISNARQFGVPVVVAINKFETDTEAEIEVIRKAAKEAGAFDAVATNHWEKGGAGAIDLANAVVKVTNEPSDFKFLYDVQQSTENKLATIVKKMYGGADIDILPEAQKKIDMYNKQGFGNLPICIAKTQYSLSHDASLKGVPTGFTFPIRDVRASIGAGYLYALAAEIQTIPGLSTYAGYMNVEIDDNGEIEGLF